Proteins from one Ornithobacterium rhinotracheale genomic window:
- a CDS encoding PD-(D/E)XK nuclease family protein: MEKIRNLLHKVEVIKRQNDAILDATGARFNIIGLCGVAHNELMHSRILGEFLNPKGSHSLKNAFLDEFLKTLKSLSNNDDVVVLNTEKSNLYLEYHVNRLGRIDILVEDGENALIIENKLFAQDQNQQLYRYDSFAKDKFKNYTIVYLTLDGHDASEQSRVNDEDEVSYIKISYKETIVQWLEECVKHAIYHPLVRETLVQYINHLKTLTHQDMNAKSKEEVLDAMKSNIEASFVVANNIDNLKNHIIDTEFLRQMHEVAEELNIKFVSKEGNYVNTSWAGFLFEIPDTPNYNMRLEFQNIGLRNLIIGAILKSKDCDDSSFDKIKENYGTKGNDRWAYRYFTEYQNWDSKAFTDILNGEMKKAIKNELEIILEVIKDAEGVKN; this comes from the coding sequence ATGGAAAAAATCAGAAATCTGCTGCACAAAGTAGAGGTTATTAAAAGACAAAACGATGCAATATTGGATGCCACGGGAGCGCGGTTCAATATTATTGGATTGTGCGGTGTGGCGCATAATGAATTGATGCATTCAAGGATTTTGGGCGAATTTTTAAACCCAAAAGGTTCGCATAGTTTAAAAAATGCTTTTTTAGATGAATTTTTAAAAACACTTAAATCTTTGTCTAATAACGACGATGTGGTTGTTTTAAACACGGAAAAATCAAATCTATATTTGGAGTATCATGTGAATCGTTTAGGTAGGATTGATATTCTTGTTGAAGATGGTGAAAATGCTTTAATTATAGAGAATAAATTATTTGCGCAAGACCAAAATCAACAATTGTATAGATACGACTCGTTTGCAAAAGATAAATTTAAAAATTACACAATAGTTTATTTAACTCTTGATGGTCACGATGCATCAGAACAAAGTCGCGTGAATGATGAGGACGAGGTAAGCTATATTAAAATTTCCTACAAAGAAACAATTGTCCAGTGGCTAGAAGAGTGTGTAAAACACGCAATTTATCATCCATTAGTTAGAGAAACTTTAGTACAATACATTAATCATTTAAAAACATTAACTCATCAAGATATGAATGCAAAAAGTAAAGAAGAAGTGTTAGATGCAATGAAAAGTAACATAGAGGCGTCATTTGTAGTAGCCAATAATATAGATAATTTAAAAAATCACATAATAGATACAGAATTTTTAAGACAAATGCACGAGGTGGCAGAAGAGTTGAATATTAAATTTGTAAGCAAAGAAGGCAATTATGTGAATACTTCTTGGGCAGGATTTCTTTTTGAAATTCCTGATACGCCAAATTACAATATGCGTTTAGAATTCCAAAACATAGGACTTCGTAATTTAATTATTGGAGCTATCTTAAAAAGTAAAGATTGTGATGATTCTTCATTTGATAAGATTAAGGAAAATTATGGAACCAAGGGTAATGATAGGTGGGCTTATAGATATTTTACAGAATATCAAAATTGGGATAGTAAAGCATTCACGGATATACTAAATGGAGAAATGAAGAAAGCTATAAAAAATGAACTTGAAATTATCTTAGAAGTTATAAAAGATGCTGAAGGCGTGAAGAATTGA
- a CDS encoding RAD55 family ATPase has protein sequence MCDISFSKSLFENFETNTALDSLLCSYSGLPKGVNYMIIGDPGSGKTTVVLDLLANLMQAYQGLRVLFISAEMNEVDLAIYVQRFPKFQFINILFINEKLVDNENEKVLHLIDSILKEGWDIVAIDSFYELQGMIKEDENITMKEAESRILALIKQNNKADNKRKLNTTFLSIQQVTKSGNFMGSNRLKHSITAMMELRFDNPKNIYSDRYIVFSKHRRGDVGVKLYYNLGVEGDVYYDVERLEKDRETRQTYFEISKNLRNYSDKFDQLFSND, from the coding sequence ATGTGTGATATTTCGTTTTCAAAATCGTTATTTGAAAATTTTGAAACAAATACAGCATTAGATAGTCTTTTGTGTTCCTATAGTGGATTGCCAAAAGGTGTAAATTATATGATAATTGGTGACCCTGGAAGTGGTAAGACTACGGTAGTGCTTGATTTGCTGGCAAATTTAATGCAAGCGTATCAAGGTTTGCGTGTATTATTTATAAGTGCTGAGATGAACGAGGTCGATTTGGCTATTTATGTTCAGCGATTTCCAAAATTTCAATTTATAAATATTCTATTCATAAATGAGAAATTGGTAGATAATGAGAATGAAAAAGTTTTACATCTAATTGATTCAATATTAAAAGAAGGCTGGGATATCGTAGCGATAGATTCTTTTTATGAGCTACAAGGAATGATTAAAGAAGATGAAAACATTACAATGAAAGAGGCGGAGAGTAGAATTTTAGCCTTGATTAAACAAAACAATAAAGCCGATAACAAGAGAAAACTCAATACCACATTTTTAAGTATTCAGCAGGTTACAAAATCAGGAAATTTCATGGGCTCCAATAGATTGAAACATAGTATAACAGCGATGATGGAGCTCCGTTTTGATAATCCTAAAAATATTTACTCAGACAGGTATATCGTTTTTTCAAAACACAGAAGGGGTGATGTAGGGGTGAAGCTTTATTATAATCTAGGCGTTGAAGGCGATGTTTATTACGATGTAGAGCGACTTGAGAAAGACAGGGAAACGAGACAGACTTATTTTGAAATTTCTAAAAACTTGAGAAATTACTCCGATAAATTCGATCAACTTTTTTCTAATGATTAA
- a CDS encoding PD-(D/E)XK nuclease family protein, translating into MDEIKNLLNKIGKIKKHNDEILDATGARFNVFGLCGVAHYELMHSRILGEFLNPKGSHGLKNAFLDEFLKTLKSLSNNEAVTALKTEKAKLFLEYYTPEGRIDILIEDGKNALIIENKLYAQDQSQQLSRYASFAKKNGYNYSIVYLTLDGCDASAQSCTSNDKKVVEYIKISYKETIINWLENCLKHAENHPFVRETIAQYINHLKTLTHQDMNDKNKEEVCKELEENLVAAKAIYENYGAVFTKIAEEKLMPEIQEYFKQNNMQCEFDSAAEEYICFSVFGGVLPQDLKIYYWYDDKTKYYYGLHTKNSTLYDKIYNYVKLEIAKKDCNGRIKRSKFEVNYPLWFNLESLTIDDWNELKAESKRFASQCIEQIQFLVDIAQKALKNE; encoded by the coding sequence ATGGATGAAATAAAAAATCTACTAAATAAAATAGGAAAGATTAAAAAACACAACGACGAAATCTTGGATGCCACGGGAGCGCGTTTCAATGTTTTTGGATTGTGTGGAGTAGCACATTATGAATTGATGCATTCAAGGATTTTGGGCGAATTTTTAAACCCAAAAGGTTCACATGGTTTAAAAAATGCTTTTTTAGATGAATTTTTAAAAACGCTCAAATCCTTGTCTAACAACGAGGCTGTGACGGCTTTAAAAACGGAAAAAGCAAAATTATTTTTGGAATATTACACTCCTGAAGGCAGGATTGATATTCTTATAGAAGATGGCAAAAATGCTTTAATCATAGAGAATAAATTATATGCGCAAGATCAAAGTCAGCAATTGTCTAGGTATGCAAGTTTTGCAAAGAAAAATGGATATAATTATTCAATAGTGTATTTAACCTTAGACGGCTGTGATGCGTCTGCACAAAGTTGTACAAGTAATGATAAGAAAGTAGTTGAGTATATCAAAATTTCCTATAAAGAAACGATAATTAATTGGCTGGAGAATTGTTTGAAACATGCCGAAAACCACCCATTTGTCAGAGAAACAATCGCACAATACATCAATCATTTAAAAACATTAACTCATCAAGATATGAACGATAAAAATAAAGAAGAGGTTTGTAAAGAACTCGAAGAAAATTTAGTAGCAGCAAAGGCAATTTACGAAAACTATGGTGCCGTATTTACTAAAATAGCAGAAGAAAAATTAATGCCCGAAATCCAAGAGTATTTCAAGCAAAATAATATGCAATGCGAGTTTGATAGTGCGGCAGAAGAATACATTTGTTTCTCGGTCTTCGGGGGAGTTTTGCCACAAGATTTGAAAATATATTATTGGTATGATGATAAAACCAAATACTACTATGGCTTGCATACAAAAAATAGTACTTTATATGATAAAATCTATAATTATGTCAAATTAGAAATAGCTAAGAAAGATTGTAATGGTAGGATTAAAAGAAGTAAGTTTGAAGTTAATTATCCATTGTGGTTTAACTTAGAATCTCTAACAATTGATGATTGGAATGAATTAAAAGCGGAGAGTAAAAGATTTGCAAGTCAATGCATAGAGCAAATACAATTTCTTGTTGATATAGCTCAAAAAGCCTTAAAAAATGAATAA
- a CDS encoding RHS repeat domain-containing protein, producing the protein MSADMLSKRLVAKNKSYCSSSLFYTKSSIFNKKQQLSNEVYCVHNLGFGGSGNKIYVYDESGNITKIDILLDYAPKRSGYFSMVMDLPSSYIQTMGDDFVQSHFYKTFEYDDQNRLIQEQNFKVGKDGDELLETIKIFYVNHVFEIEEKEENTHYRFINEEGQLLQEVFENGGVYEYRYNSKGLLIKKSTKISQHQEQTEEYKYDEEGRCVFKLTRFIDWVTDRKWSETEKYEFNEKGQKIKMISFFDTHQSKTRPDNDVFHDYTYDEKNGNLMQITQKNSRGETLKVENYTYDEDGNLIKESKRDEESKKEDIINYNYIYF; encoded by the coding sequence ATGAGTGCTGACATGTTAAGCAAAAGATTGGTAGCAAAAAATAAAAGCTATTGTTCTTCAAGTTTGTTTTATACCAAAAGCTCTATTTTTAATAAGAAGCAGCAATTGTCCAATGAGGTTTATTGTGTTCATAACTTAGGGTTTGGTGGTTCTGGCAACAAAATATATGTCTACGACGAGTCTGGAAATATTACAAAAATTGATATTCTCTTAGATTACGCTCCTAAGCGTTCGGGGTATTTTTCGATGGTCATGGACTTGCCTAGTAGTTACATTCAAACCATGGGAGATGATTTTGTGCAGTCTCATTTTTATAAAACATTTGAGTACGATGACCAGAATAGATTAATCCAAGAGCAGAATTTTAAAGTCGGCAAAGATGGCGATGAACTCTTGGAAACAATCAAAATATTCTATGTAAATCATGTTTTTGAGATTGAAGAAAAAGAAGAAAACACCCATTATAGATTTATAAATGAAGAGGGGCAGCTGTTGCAAGAAGTTTTTGAAAATGGAGGTGTTTATGAATATCGATACAATAGTAAAGGCTTATTGATTAAGAAATCTACGAAAATAAGTCAGCACCAAGAGCAAACAGAGGAATATAAATATGATGAAGAAGGTAGGTGTGTTTTTAAATTAACGAGATTCATAGATTGGGTAACAGATAGGAAATGGAGCGAAACGGAGAAATATGAATTTAATGAAAAAGGTCAAAAAATAAAAATGATTAGCTTTTTTGATACTCATCAAAGTAAAACACGACCTGATAATGATGTTTTTCACGATTATACCTATGATGAAAAAAACGGGAATTTAATGCAAATTACACAAAAAAATAGCCGAGGAGAAACATTGAAAGTTGAAAATTACACCTACGATGAAGACGGAAATCTAATAAAAGAAAGCAAGAGAGACGAAGAAAGTAAAAAAGAAGACATTATAAATTATAATTACATTTACTTTTAA
- the ureA gene encoding urease subunit gamma has product MHLTPRETEKLMLHFAGELAQKRKDRGLKLNYPESIALISSFLLEGARDGKSVAELMQAGAQVLTREDVMPGVPEMVHEVQIEATFPDGTKLVTVHNPIR; this is encoded by the coding sequence ATGCATTTAACACCAAGAGAAACAGAGAAGCTAATGCTGCACTTTGCAGGAGAATTGGCTCAAAAGAGAAAAGACAGAGGTTTAAAACTTAATTACCCAGAGTCTATAGCATTAATCAGTAGTTTTTTACTAGAAGGCGCTCGCGATGGAAAGTCTGTAGCGGAACTTATGCAAGCAGGAGCGCAAGTGCTCACACGAGAGGATGTGATGCCAGGAGTTCCAGAAATGGTACACGAGGTGCAGATAGAGGCAACTTTCCCAGATGGGACTAAACTTGTAACCGTGCACAATCCAATTCGTTAA
- the ureB gene encoding urease subunit beta translates to MIPGEIFVKEGEIICNEGRRTTKIKVINTGDRPIQVGSHFHFFEVNKAMKFNREEAFGMRLNIVASTAVRFEPGEEKEVELVELGGRKRVVGFNNLVNGSVVSEATKNESLNKVESLKFENLKK, encoded by the coding sequence ATGATACCAGGAGAAATTTTTGTAAAAGAAGGTGAAATCATCTGCAACGAAGGCAGAAGAACCACCAAAATCAAAGTTATAAATACAGGAGATAGACCTATACAAGTAGGTTCTCACTTTCACTTTTTTGAAGTAAACAAGGCAATGAAATTCAACCGAGAAGAGGCTTTCGGTATGCGATTGAACATCGTGGCTAGCACCGCGGTGAGATTTGAGCCAGGAGAAGAAAAAGAAGTAGAACTTGTTGAGCTAGGCGGAAGAAAACGCGTGGTAGGGTTCAATAATTTAGTAAATGGTTCAGTAGTTTCAGAAGCCACTAAAAACGAAAGTTTGAATAAAGTAGAAAGTTTAAAATTTGAAAATCTTAAAAAATGA
- the ureC gene encoding urease subunit alpha yields the protein MSLKVDRRQYANILGPTAGDKIRLGDTNIIIEIEKDYVHYGDEAIFGGGKTVRDGMGQNVNAKRSDGVLDLCITGATILDHWGIVKADIGIKDGKIVGIGKAGNPDTMDGVTPGMVIGASTEVHGGNGYIVTAGGIDTHIHFICPQQIETALYSGITTMIGGGTGPNDGTNATTCTPGAFNIRKMLEACEEYPMNIGLFGKGNCSATQPLIEQIEAGVLGVKIHEDWGATPATIDAALKVADEYDVQVAIHTDTLNEAGFLEDTMAAINGRVIHTFHTEGAGGGHAPDIIKAAMYPNVLPASTNPTRPYTVNTIDEHLDMLMVCHHLSKEIPEDVAFADSRIRPETIAAEDILHDMGVFSIMSSDSQAMGRPGEVVTRTWQTASKMRDQRGYLEEDEKNQNDNFRAKRYVAKYTINPAIAHGISNYVGSIEVGKIADLVIWKPALFGVKPEMIVKGGFVIASKMGDPNASIPTPQPIIYRNMFGADGKAKFGTCATFVSKASIENGNIASYGLQKLVLPVSNCRSISKADLIHNDKTPVIDVNPENYKVSVDGEHITCQPAEKLPLAQLYYLF from the coding sequence ATGAGTTTAAAAGTAGATAGAAGACAGTATGCCAATATTCTCGGGCCTACTGCTGGAGATAAAATTCGATTGGGAGATACCAACATCATTATAGAAATAGAGAAAGACTATGTTCATTACGGGGACGAAGCCATCTTTGGTGGAGGAAAAACAGTGCGCGATGGAATGGGGCAAAATGTGAATGCAAAAAGATCAGACGGTGTTCTAGATTTATGTATTACAGGAGCTACAATCCTAGACCACTGGGGAATCGTAAAAGCAGATATTGGGATAAAAGATGGAAAAATCGTAGGAATTGGTAAGGCAGGAAATCCAGATACAATGGATGGCGTAACGCCAGGAATGGTTATCGGGGCATCTACCGAAGTACACGGAGGAAATGGCTACATCGTAACAGCGGGCGGAATCGATACCCATATTCACTTTATTTGCCCTCAACAGATTGAAACTGCTTTATACAGCGGAATCACAACTATGATAGGTGGGGGAACTGGTCCAAACGATGGAACCAATGCTACCACTTGCACGCCAGGGGCATTCAACATTAGAAAAATGCTAGAGGCTTGTGAGGAATATCCTATGAACATCGGATTGTTTGGAAAAGGGAACTGTTCTGCCACTCAGCCACTCATCGAGCAAATCGAAGCGGGTGTCTTGGGCGTGAAAATTCACGAAGATTGGGGAGCTACACCAGCCACTATTGATGCTGCTTTGAAGGTAGCAGATGAGTATGATGTGCAAGTCGCAATCCACACCGATACCTTGAACGAGGCAGGTTTCTTGGAAGATACCATGGCGGCAATCAATGGTAGAGTGATTCACACATTCCACACCGAAGGTGCAGGAGGAGGACACGCGCCAGACATCATCAAAGCAGCGATGTATCCAAATGTATTGCCAGCGTCTACAAACCCTACAAGACCTTACACTGTAAACACAATCGATGAGCATTTAGACATGCTTATGGTGTGCCACCATTTAAGTAAAGAAATCCCAGAAGATGTGGCTTTTGCGGATTCTAGAATTAGACCAGAAACCATTGCAGCAGAGGATATTTTACACGATATGGGGGTATTTAGTATCATGAGTTCAGACTCTCAAGCTATGGGGCGTCCAGGAGAAGTAGTTACTAGAACATGGCAAACTGCTAGCAAAATGAGAGATCAGAGAGGTTATCTTGAAGAAGATGAAAAGAACCAAAATGATAACTTCCGTGCAAAAAGATATGTGGCAAAATATACAATCAACCCAGCAATAGCACACGGAATCTCAAATTATGTAGGTTCTATTGAGGTTGGCAAAATTGCCGATTTAGTAATTTGGAAACCAGCCTTATTTGGTGTGAAACCAGAAATGATTGTAAAAGGAGGATTCGTAATTGCTAGCAAAATGGGAGATCCAAATGCTTCTATCCCAACTCCACAACCAATCATTTATAGAAACATGTTTGGAGCCGATGGAAAAGCAAAATTCGGAACCTGTGCTACATTCGTTTCAAAAGCTTCTATTGAAAACGGAAATATTGCATCTTATGGTTTACAAAAATTAGTGTTACCAGTAAGCAATTGCCGTTCAATTTCAAAAGCGGATTTAATCCACAACGATAAAACACCTGTGATTGATGTGAATCCAGAAAACTACAAAGTAAGCGTAGATGGAGAGCATATCACATGCCAGCCAGCAGAAAAGTTACCATTAGCTCAATTATACTATTTATTCTAG
- the ureE gene encoding urease accessory protein UreE, translating to MIITQAIGKLENPSSVSKQVDYLDLEWFEATKKIQRKRTRAGEEVAIKFLKEGQRLYHHDILFEDENKLIVVNILPCEAIVISPKSLLEMGTVCYEIGNKHMPLFIQNDEVLMPYEHPMFRWLEASGYNPEKREERLLNLLKSNVEPHSHAISGTSLFTKILNLASTKE from the coding sequence ATGATAATCACGCAGGCAATCGGGAAATTAGAAAACCCTTCATCAGTAAGTAAACAAGTAGATTATTTGGATTTGGAATGGTTTGAAGCCACAAAGAAAATTCAAAGAAAAAGAACACGAGCAGGGGAGGAGGTTGCCATTAAATTTTTAAAAGAAGGGCAACGACTTTATCACCACGATATTTTATTTGAAGATGAAAATAAACTAATCGTTGTAAATATTCTGCCTTGCGAAGCCATTGTAATATCCCCTAAATCTCTCCTAGAAATGGGAACGGTGTGTTATGAAATAGGAAATAAGCATATGCCACTATTCATTCAGAATGATGAGGTATTGATGCCTTATGAGCATCCTATGTTTAGATGGCTAGAAGCCAGTGGATACAATCCTGAAAAAAGAGAGGAAAGATTGCTAAACTTATTAAAGTCTAATGTGGAGCCACATTCACATGCAATTTCTGGCACTTCCCTTTTTACCAAAATTTTAAATCTAGCTTCAACAAAAGAGTAA
- a CDS encoding urease accessory protein UreF, translating to MQTSFLGSLLHLSDPTLPIGGYTHSNGLETYVQKKIVKDAQSAETFVVNMLKHNMKYNDGAFVRFAYEAASRNDLAQILALDKECTALKCPKEIREASQKLGIRVIKIFIRQKSFELINEYQKAVKNKKADTNYSVVFGLFSYLLQIPLREALFAFYYNAAIGMITNAVKLVPLGQLEGQDILFRLQPILQEVTEETLQIMQEEIGLCNPAFDIRCMQHERLYSRLYMS from the coding sequence ATGCAAACATCTTTTTTAGGAAGTTTATTACACTTATCAGATCCCACTTTACCCATCGGGGGCTATACCCATTCAAATGGGCTAGAGACCTATGTTCAGAAAAAAATAGTGAAAGATGCACAATCTGCAGAGACCTTTGTGGTGAATATGCTTAAACATAACATGAAGTATAACGATGGTGCCTTTGTGAGATTTGCTTACGAGGCAGCCAGTCGCAATGATTTAGCGCAAATTTTGGCACTAGACAAAGAATGTACTGCATTAAAATGCCCAAAAGAAATCAGAGAAGCAAGTCAAAAACTAGGGATAAGAGTAATAAAAATCTTCATAAGACAAAAAAGTTTTGAATTAATTAATGAGTATCAAAAAGCTGTGAAAAATAAAAAAGCAGATACCAATTATAGCGTAGTATTTGGGCTCTTTTCATACTTATTGCAAATTCCATTGAGAGAGGCACTTTTTGCTTTCTATTACAACGCAGCCATTGGTATGATAACCAATGCCGTGAAACTGGTGCCTCTAGGGCAATTGGAAGGGCAAGATATACTTTTTAGGCTCCAGCCCATTTTGCAGGAAGTAACAGAGGAAACGCTCCAAATCATGCAAGAAGAAATCGGGCTATGCAACCCAGCATTTGATATCAGATGCATGCAGCATGAGCGTTTATATTCAAGACTTTATATGTCATAA
- the ureG gene encoding urease accessory protein UreG codes for MNSERKYIKVGVAGPVGSGKTALLERLSRQLYGTYNLGVITNDIYTKEDAEFMAKNSLLPQDRIIGVETGGCPHTAIREDASMNLEAVDELVERFPDIELILIESGGDNLSATFSPDLADVTIFIIDVAEGEKIPRKGGPGITRSDLLVINKIDLAPHVGASLEVMERDARRMRGGAPFVFTNLKTDEGLQSVIGWIKKYALLEEVEEPNLVR; via the coding sequence ATGAATTCAGAAAGAAAATATATAAAAGTAGGAGTGGCAGGACCAGTAGGTTCTGGGAAAACTGCACTTCTAGAAAGATTAAGCCGACAACTTTATGGTACTTATAATCTTGGCGTTATCACCAATGATATTTATACCAAAGAAGATGCAGAATTTATGGCAAAAAATAGTTTGTTGCCACAAGATAGAATCATAGGAGTAGAAACAGGAGGTTGCCCTCACACTGCGATCCGCGAAGATGCGAGTATGAACCTAGAGGCAGTAGACGAGCTTGTAGAACGCTTCCCAGACATAGAATTGATTTTAATTGAAAGTGGAGGAGATAACTTATCAGCCACCTTCAGTCCAGACTTGGCAGATGTTACCATTTTTATCATCGATGTGGCAGAGGGCGAAAAAATCCCAAGAAAAGGAGGACCTGGAATCACTCGTTCAGACCTGTTGGTAATCAATAAAATAGATTTGGCACCACATGTAGGAGCAAGCCTAGAAGTAATGGAGCGCGACGCTAGAAGAATGCGTGGCGGAGCCCCATTTGTGTTTACCAACTTAAAAACAGATGAAGGGCTACAGTCAGTCATCGGTTGGATTAAAAAATATGCACTCTTAGAAGAAGTAGAAGAACCCAATCTTGTGAGATAA
- a CDS encoding urease accessory protein UreD, protein MDCKLHIQAGFKNEKSYLKDVFLTRPFRLVPVGQRKNDNKLYAMIMSSSPGILSGDHYDLKIDLDAKTNLQIQSQSYQRLFNMDGEASQTMQVEVGDESFFSYVPHPIVPHENSTFKSKTSVKMGEKSRVILSEIITCGRKHHGELFKFKHFQNLMEIKYQDQLVLKDNVILKPQQIPISSIGILEEFTHQGTLVYYSTDKDENIAEWVEKIYEKANDNNLLEFGISAMQEGGFVFRALGQGGEAMYNFFLEIQDLIWEKN, encoded by the coding sequence ATGGATTGTAAACTACATATACAAGCAGGCTTTAAAAATGAAAAATCTTACCTAAAAGATGTGTTTTTAACGCGTCCTTTTAGGTTAGTTCCCGTGGGGCAGCGAAAAAATGACAATAAACTTTATGCCATGATTATGAGCTCTTCGCCAGGAATATTAAGCGGAGACCATTATGACTTAAAGATTGATCTAGACGCCAAAACCAATTTGCAAATCCAGTCTCAGTCCTATCAAAGATTATTTAATATGGACGGAGAGGCAAGCCAAACGATGCAGGTGGAAGTAGGCGATGAGTCGTTTTTTTCCTATGTTCCGCATCCTATTGTGCCACACGAAAATTCAACATTTAAAAGCAAAACAAGCGTGAAAATGGGCGAGAAAAGCCGTGTGATTTTAAGCGAAATCATTACTTGTGGAAGAAAACACCACGGGGAGCTTTTTAAATTCAAGCATTTTCAAAATTTAATGGAAATTAAATACCAAGATCAGCTAGTGCTGAAGGATAATGTGATTTTAAAACCTCAGCAAATTCCAATCAGTAGCATCGGGATTTTGGAGGAATTTACTCACCAAGGCACGCTAGTATATTACTCAACCGATAAAGACGAAAACATTGCTGAATGGGTAGAGAAAATTTATGAAAAGGCAAATGATAATAATTTATTAGAATTTGGAATTTCAGCGATGCAAGAAGGCGGTTTTGTATTCAGAGCCTTGGGGCAAGGAGGAGAAGCTATGTATAATTTCTTTTTAGAAATACAAGATTTAATCTGGGAAAAAAATTAA
- a CDS encoding urea transporter — protein sequence MNLLKKEALVTQVLKGIGQIMLQENSLTGLLFLIGIFLGSWQMGVGGLLATLAGTLVARFLKYPAEEINQGLYGFSAALVGVALTFMFQSQVIIWVLVVLGGGLATVVQHFFIRKNIPVFTLPFIIITWVVVFLLHRFTDIPPSDVLSADIKIDDLDDFATSINGFGEVIFQGGFWSGVLFFAAVFISNPAAALYGLFASLLGAALSHHYGESMEQIHMGLFGFNVVLSAIVFAGFKKIDGFWVLVAILLTWFIDIVLVESNALDIFGGVLTFPFVAGTWITLIIKKYLDPVLSKITFDF from the coding sequence ATGAATTTATTAAAAAAAGAAGCTCTAGTTACTCAAGTTTTAAAAGGTATAGGGCAAATCATGTTGCAAGAAAATAGCCTCACAGGATTATTATTCTTGATCGGAATATTTTTAGGAAGTTGGCAAATGGGCGTAGGCGGACTTTTGGCTACCTTGGCAGGAACTTTAGTGGCAAGATTTTTAAAGTACCCTGCCGAAGAAATCAATCAGGGATTGTATGGGTTCAGTGCCGCATTGGTGGGCGTTGCATTGACTTTTATGTTTCAATCTCAGGTGATTATTTGGGTCTTAGTCGTTTTGGGAGGAGGTTTGGCTACCGTTGTTCAGCATTTTTTTATAAGAAAAAATATTCCCGTTTTCACACTTCCATTCATCATCATCACATGGGTTGTAGTTTTCTTATTGCACAGATTTACAGACATTCCGCCATCAGATGTTTTGTCGGCAGATATTAAAATCGATGATTTAGATGATTTTGCCACATCAATCAATGGATTTGGCGAAGTGATTTTTCAAGGAGGTTTTTGGTCTGGCGTTTTATTCTTTGCGGCAGTATTTATTAGCAATCCAGCCGCAGCACTTTATGGCTTATTCGCCTCATTGCTGGGGGCGGCACTTTCGCACCATTATGGCGAGAGCATGGAGCAAATCCATATGGGATTATTTGGATTCAATGTTGTGCTTTCAGCCATTGTATTTGCAGGATTTAAGAAAATAGACGGATTCTGGGTTTTGGTAGCCATTTTATTGACATGGTTTATAGACATAGTCCTAGTCGAGAGCAATGCTCTAGACATTTTTGGAGGCGTGCTCACCTTCCCATTTGTTGCAGGCACATGGATTACATTAATCATTAAAAAATATTTAGATCCAGTTTTATCAAAAATTACATTTGATTTCTAA